From the Deltaproteobacteria bacterium genome, one window contains:
- the waaF gene encoding lipopolysaccharide heptosyltransferase II yields MRFKRTNPPAALLVRAVNWLGDAVLTTPALSAVREAFPNARITLAARPLVAELFRYHPDVDDIAVYDKEGLHSGASGMLRMAAELRRYRFDAAILFQNAFDAALLSFLAGVPERMGYATDGRRLLLTRAVPVTEEILRLHHVDYYIRLVAGLGISLPDPVGMRLQVTREETEAMGDRLSALGILKGERILGINPGATYGSAKRWYPDRFAAVADALSEEWGAAVVLMGSAAERPLASEIEAGMRRKPVNLAGRTTVRELMALLSRCSFLVTNDSGPMHIAAALGVPLAAVFGSTDWRTTSPWTRKARIVRGDVDCSPCLLRECNRAHECMLEVTADMVVSAARALFRECSCETG; encoded by the coding sequence ATGCGCTTTAAAAGGACGAACCCGCCCGCAGCGCTGCTTGTGCGCGCCGTCAATTGGCTGGGGGATGCGGTGCTCACTACACCCGCGCTGAGCGCGGTTCGGGAAGCGTTTCCCAATGCCAGGATCACGCTTGCGGCGCGGCCTCTCGTGGCCGAATTGTTCCGGTATCACCCGGATGTGGACGATATCGCCGTTTACGACAAGGAGGGCCTGCATTCGGGGGCTTCCGGGATGCTGCGGATGGCGGCGGAGTTGCGCAGATACCGGTTCGACGCGGCGATCCTCTTCCAGAACGCATTCGACGCCGCGCTTCTTTCGTTTCTCGCGGGAGTCCCCGAGCGGATGGGATACGCTACCGACGGAAGACGCCTGCTTCTGACGCGGGCGGTTCCCGTAACGGAGGAAATCCTCCGCCTGCATCACGTGGACTACTACATCCGCCTCGTGGCCGGGCTTGGAATCTCCCTGCCGGACCCCGTCGGCATGCGGCTTCAAGTGACCCGGGAAGAAACGGAAGCGATGGGGGACAGGCTTTCCGCGCTCGGCATTCTCAAGGGGGAGAGGATATTGGGGATCAATCCGGGCGCCACCTACGGTTCGGCGAAGAGATGGTACCCCGATCGTTTCGCGGCGGTGGCGGATGCGCTTTCGGAAGAGTGGGGAGCGGCCGTCGTGCTCATGGGCTCGGCCGCCGAGCGGCCCCTCGCAAGCGAGATCGAGGCGGGGATGCGCCGGAAGCCGGTGAACCTCGCGGGGCGGACCACGGTGAGGGAGCTCATGGCTCTCCTCTCCCGGTGCTCCTTCCTGGTGACGAACGATTCGGGACCGATGCACATCGCCGCGGCTCTCGGTGTTCCGCTTGCGGCGGTCTTCGGGTCGACCGATTGGCGCACCACCTCCCCATGGACGCGCAAGGCAAGGATCGTCCGCGGGGACGTCGACTGCTCCCCCTGCCTGCTCAGGGAATGCAACCGTGCGCACGAGTGCATGCTGGAGGTGACCGCCGACATGGTCGTTTCCGCGGCCCGAGCGCTGTTCCGGGAGTGCTCGTGTGAAACCGGATGA
- a CDS encoding DegT/DnrJ/EryC1/StrS family aminotransferase — protein sequence MKFVDLQAQFAAYETEIREQIEAVLNSAQFILGPKGAELERLLAAYVGAKHAFGCSSGTDALLLALMAYGVGPGDEILTTPFTFIATAETIVLAGATPVFVDIDPRTYNLDPLKIEEALTKNTRGIIPVSLYGQCPEMEPIAKIASEYGLFVIEDGCQSFGAERNGKRSCGFPHVGTTSFFPSKPLGCYGDGGMVFTSDDGIARRISGLRNHGQWERYRHGMVGINGRLDEIQAAVLLAKFRHFPAEVARRAAVGAYYSEALEDVVTVPSIAPGNTHVYAQYSIRTPGRDRLASHLGENGVPTAIHYPIPLHRQEAFAALDYGDNDFPESCAVSGEILSLPMSAYLSREDQDAVIRQVRRFFGKC from the coding sequence GTGAAATTTGTCGATCTGCAGGCGCAGTTTGCCGCGTACGAGACCGAAATCCGCGAACAGATCGAAGCCGTCCTGAACAGCGCGCAGTTCATCCTGGGACCGAAGGGGGCGGAACTGGAACGCCTCCTGGCAGCCTATGTGGGCGCCAAGCACGCGTTCGGTTGTTCGTCGGGGACCGATGCGCTCCTGCTCGCACTGATGGCGTACGGGGTGGGACCCGGCGACGAGATCCTTACCACGCCTTTCACTTTCATCGCGACGGCCGAAACGATAGTGCTCGCAGGCGCCACGCCCGTCTTCGTCGATATCGATCCGCGAACCTATAATCTCGACCCGCTGAAGATCGAGGAGGCGCTGACGAAAAACACCCGCGGCATCATCCCCGTCAGCCTCTATGGACAGTGCCCGGAAATGGAACCGATTGCGAAGATCGCTTCGGAGTACGGCCTGTTCGTCATCGAGGACGGGTGCCAGTCCTTCGGGGCGGAACGAAACGGTAAACGTTCCTGCGGATTTCCGCACGTGGGGACGACCTCATTCTTTCCTTCCAAGCCGCTCGGTTGCTACGGAGATGGGGGAATGGTGTTCACCTCGGACGACGGCATCGCCCGGCGGATTTCGGGGCTTCGCAACCACGGCCAGTGGGAGAGGTACCGCCACGGCATGGTCGGCATCAACGGCCGCCTGGACGAGATCCAGGCCGCGGTTCTCCTGGCCAAGTTCCGCCATTTCCCCGCCGAAGTGGCGCGGCGTGCGGCGGTCGGCGCTTACTATTCCGAGGCGCTCGAGGATGTCGTCACGGTTCCGTCGATCGCGCCGGGAAATACGCACGTCTACGCCCAATATTCGATCCGGACGCCTGGGCGCGACCGGCTCGCTTCACACCTTGGGGAAAACGGGGTTCCCACGGCCATCCACTATCCCATCCCCCTGCACCGGCAGGAAGCCTTCGCCGCTCTTGATTACGGGGATAACGATTTTCCCGAGTCCTGCGCCGTTTCCGGGGAGATCCTCTCGCTGCCGATGTCGGCGTATCTCTCCCGCGAGGACCAGGATGCGGTTATCCGGCAGGTCCGCCGGTTCTTCGGGAAGTGTTGA